One Paenarthrobacter aurescens TC1 DNA window includes the following coding sequences:
- a CDS encoding putative integral membrane protein yields the protein MSHAEIATERTDESEKRPRGAASSAALGLLIGILAAALGLVPWWISGARLPLQNLWATQVMPGQMPLALLPRSQYEVLTIVALLTTGGAAAGFAIRVWSPVRRRLVTWCAIVGLLLVQVAATVQSFELLGQGLMRGTLAQYYRAGLMAGVICSILAAVVALLLIASKSTVATTIGGGLMAVPFTSWAVEWVVGVVGHTNVPIAVPSIAHWLPAIVVGCALAWCGVRPLGRLAVWVLNLAFLWVIPAVFTAVQSVLGTRVIAGDIPEMVLMGREVLTAALGPDGGAVPTVLLALALGLAGVGIRVIAARRVHSTT from the coding sequence GTGAGCCATGCCGAGATAGCTACCGAGCGGACTGACGAGTCAGAGAAGCGTCCACGCGGTGCCGCGAGCAGTGCGGCCCTGGGGTTATTGATTGGCATCCTTGCCGCAGCGTTGGGCCTCGTCCCTTGGTGGATTTCCGGTGCCCGGTTGCCCCTGCAGAACCTCTGGGCTACGCAGGTCATGCCGGGCCAGATGCCCTTGGCACTCCTGCCCCGGAGCCAATATGAGGTGCTCACCATCGTCGCTCTCCTGACAACGGGCGGCGCAGCAGCGGGGTTTGCGATACGTGTCTGGTCCCCCGTTCGACGCCGACTCGTCACATGGTGCGCGATAGTTGGCCTGCTCTTGGTCCAAGTAGCTGCCACCGTGCAGTCATTCGAACTCCTCGGCCAAGGGTTGATGCGCGGAACCCTGGCGCAGTATTACCGTGCGGGTCTGATGGCCGGCGTCATTTGCTCCATCCTCGCCGCGGTCGTCGCTCTTCTGCTGATCGCTTCGAAGTCAACAGTGGCAACAACCATTGGGGGCGGACTTATGGCGGTCCCCTTCACATCCTGGGCCGTTGAATGGGTGGTTGGCGTTGTTGGGCACACGAATGTACCCATCGCGGTCCCTTCCATTGCCCACTGGCTTCCAGCGATTGTTGTGGGTTGCGCGCTGGCTTGGTGCGGTGTGAGGCCCCTTGGCCGCTTGGCTGTTTGGGTGCTAAACCTCGCTTTCCTGTGGGTAATCCCCGCTGTCTTTACAGCCGTCCAGTCAGTTCTTGGGACCCGGGTGATAGCTGGGGATATCCCTGAAATGGTGCTGATGGGCAGGGAAGTGCTCACGGCAGCCCTGGGTCCCGACGGCGGAGCCGTACCCACTGTGTTGTTGGCCCTGGCTCTTGGGCTGGCAGGCGTAGGCATTCGAGTCATCGCTGCGCGGCGGGTCCACAGCACCACCTGA
- the ggt gene encoding gamma-glutamyltransferase (identified by match to protein family HMM PF01019; match to protein family HMM TIGR00066) — protein MTHVRRQLAAVTAALALTATSGAMASPAFADPRETDKKATATGYGGAVSTVDPEASAAAIDVLRKGGNAADAAVAAAATLGVTEPYSAGIGGGGYFVFYDAKTQQVGTIDGRETAPAGITQDAFINPADPEGKPYRFTPELVTSGVSVGVPGTPATWERALERWGTMNLRETLKPAIKVADKGFVVDETFRQQTLDNEVRFDAFTSTRDLFLPGGDAPAVGSVFKNPELADTYRQLAKEGTDAFYGGPLAEEIVKTVQAPPKTATTELPVPVGSMTVQDLANYKVLDQAPTKVEYRGYDVYGMAPSSSGGTTVGESLNILENYDLKGMKPVDALHHYIEASSLAFADRGAYVGDPAFVNVPTQTLLNPVFAKERSCEISPTTAATKPVAPGDLKTFDGACPAAVAPLAKDTDTENISTTNLTVADKWGNVVEYTLTIEQTGGSGIVVPGRGFLLNNELTDFSTVYDPKDPNRIEPNKRPRSSMSPTIILKDEKPFLALGSPGGSTIITTVLQTILNRVDLGMTVSEALAAPRAAPRNGATISSEPAFIDAYGPALEPLGHDLVPAGDAFTSAAEIGAATAIEFNPDGSLTAAAEPDRRGGGSAMVVKPAKPGR, from the coding sequence ATGACACATGTGAGACGTCAATTGGCTGCGGTCACGGCAGCCTTGGCACTAACCGCGACGAGCGGCGCGATGGCCAGTCCGGCCTTCGCCGATCCCCGCGAAACAGACAAGAAAGCCACGGCCACAGGCTACGGCGGCGCCGTGAGCACCGTTGATCCCGAAGCTTCTGCAGCCGCCATCGACGTATTGAGGAAAGGCGGCAACGCAGCCGACGCAGCCGTCGCTGCAGCAGCAACCTTGGGCGTCACCGAACCTTACAGCGCCGGCATCGGCGGCGGCGGCTACTTCGTTTTCTACGACGCCAAGACGCAGCAGGTAGGGACCATTGACGGACGTGAAACCGCACCAGCGGGCATCACACAGGATGCCTTTATCAACCCCGCGGACCCCGAGGGAAAGCCCTACCGTTTCACGCCGGAACTCGTCACCAGCGGCGTTTCCGTGGGAGTGCCCGGCACGCCCGCAACCTGGGAGCGCGCCCTGGAGCGTTGGGGAACCATGAATCTCCGTGAAACCCTCAAGCCTGCCATCAAGGTGGCTGACAAGGGATTCGTGGTGGACGAGACGTTCAGACAGCAAACCTTGGACAACGAGGTCCGATTCGATGCGTTTACCTCTACCCGTGACCTGTTCCTTCCCGGCGGCGACGCCCCCGCCGTCGGAAGTGTGTTCAAGAACCCCGAACTGGCCGACACCTACAGGCAACTGGCTAAGGAGGGGACTGATGCCTTCTACGGCGGCCCGCTCGCCGAGGAAATCGTCAAGACTGTACAGGCTCCGCCGAAAACCGCCACAACCGAGCTCCCCGTCCCCGTTGGCTCCATGACGGTGCAGGACCTGGCCAACTACAAGGTGCTGGACCAGGCCCCTACCAAGGTGGAGTACCGCGGCTACGACGTATACGGCATGGCACCTTCCAGCAGTGGCGGCACCACGGTGGGTGAGTCGCTGAACATCCTGGAGAATTACGATCTCAAAGGCATGAAACCTGTCGATGCCCTGCACCATTACATCGAGGCCAGCTCGCTTGCCTTCGCAGATCGTGGCGCCTATGTAGGCGATCCCGCTTTTGTGAATGTCCCCACCCAGACGTTGCTCAACCCCGTGTTCGCCAAGGAACGCTCCTGCGAGATCAGTCCGACGACCGCGGCAACCAAGCCCGTGGCCCCCGGTGACCTGAAAACGTTCGACGGCGCGTGCCCGGCTGCCGTGGCACCGCTCGCCAAAGACACGGATACAGAGAACATCTCAACCACGAACCTGACTGTGGCAGATAAGTGGGGCAACGTGGTTGAGTACACGCTCACGATCGAGCAGACCGGCGGTTCGGGAATCGTTGTTCCGGGTCGAGGCTTCCTGCTCAACAACGAACTGACCGACTTCAGCACGGTCTATGACCCGAAAGATCCGAACCGGATCGAACCGAACAAGCGGCCAAGGTCCTCGATGTCGCCGACCATTATTTTGAAAGATGAGAAGCCGTTCCTGGCCCTGGGCTCTCCAGGGGGTTCGACCATCATCACTACCGTGCTGCAGACCATCCTGAACCGCGTCGACTTGGGCATGACTGTTTCCGAGGCTTTGGCTGCCCCGCGGGCTGCACCCCGGAATGGCGCGACCATCAGCTCCGAGCCTGCGTTTATTGACGCTTACGGTCCGGCGCTGGAGCCCTTGGGGCATGATCTGGTTCCGGCTGGTGACGCCTTCACTTCTGCTGCCGAGATCGGAGCGGCTACCGCCATCGAGTTCAACCCGGACGGATCGCTGACCGCAGCCGCCGAGCCGGATCGGCGTGGTGGAGGTTCGGCGATGGTGGTGAAGCCAGCCAAGCCCGGCAGGTAA
- a CDS encoding hypothetical protein (identified by Glimmer2; putative) yields the protein MRVASGAGLCCRAGYFRHRHAEPQLLRIAQGWRLFLSSRLNFQNMTKDAAAKMMPEAVDHHVWSESEMKIDKA from the coding sequence ATGAGGGTCGCCTCCGGGGCGGGCCTCTGCTGCCGGGCCGGGTACTTTCGCCACAGGCACGCCGAGCCACAGTTGCTCCGAATTGCTCAAGGTTGGCGGTTGTTCCTGAGTTCCCGACTGAACTTCCAGAACATGACCAAGGATGCAGCGGCCAAGATGATGCCGGAAGCCGTGGACCACCACGTCTGGTCTGAATCTGAGATGAAAATTGACAAGGCATAG
- a CDS encoding putative integral membrane protein — MVHVVPAFLSELRRPWLWLGSAVGALLVVGLIAVLLGMAGLESPTSPGIEVLRQASMSLMLTGAAVVGSFAFTSDYRAGCFTRRVLHFQRGPAFTARAASTALAALLVGATIGMLFGLSGEILDGAWGFSFHAVLAFAGTACMGSLWGFAIGSLIRSHLVSLFVVPLSLVLPELLAGWLGDAEQFFFPVLAADWADQLAVHIAAFGSFVGAVSWLLVVTAVAFLVFLKRDLA; from the coding sequence ATGGTTCACGTGGTGCCCGCTTTCCTCTCTGAGCTGCGGCGGCCGTGGTTGTGGCTGGGATCAGCCGTCGGTGCCCTGCTGGTGGTAGGGCTCATCGCCGTACTCCTTGGCATGGCGGGTCTGGAATCTCCAACATCTCCGGGGATTGAGGTTCTTCGGCAGGCAAGCATGTCCCTCATGCTCACAGGAGCCGCAGTGGTGGGATCCTTTGCATTCACTTCGGACTATCGGGCTGGATGCTTCACACGCCGGGTACTGCACTTCCAACGAGGTCCGGCGTTCACTGCCCGGGCCGCCAGCACTGCCCTGGCGGCCCTTCTGGTGGGAGCGACCATAGGCATGCTGTTCGGACTGTCCGGAGAAATCCTGGATGGAGCATGGGGATTCAGCTTTCATGCAGTCCTTGCGTTTGCGGGAACGGCCTGCATGGGGTCGCTATGGGGCTTTGCCATCGGTTCCCTTATTCGCAGCCACCTGGTGAGCCTCTTCGTGGTGCCCCTGAGTTTGGTACTTCCGGAACTCCTGGCCGGGTGGTTGGGAGATGCCGAGCAGTTTTTCTTCCCGGTTTTAGCCGCTGACTGGGCGGACCAACTTGCTGTCCACATAGCCGCATTCGGTTCTTTCGTTGGAGCTGTGAGCTGGCTTTTAGTAGTTACAGCGGTTGCATTCTTGGTGTTTCTCAAGCGGGATCTGGCATGA
- a CDS encoding putative membrane protein: MNRVALRSLTSGLRSQLLRYFSGYSVLGVLAFTALIPWFVANFLGWPGNSGAVSAADNVQVFWALAASIAPVATFAGSYLVTRESYYGTLRRSVMMSGLKQVLISKYLAAVIVGLATVISGIAIWGVSIAFSLPSDVRAELLTAESWKALPGVVLASVMGSLWGCSLGWIIRHYYATTILTLLVPLALELPLLASAAEIARWLPSSALAGIASLPFEGLMDPLPAFLVSLGWILAAGLCAVRLLRGKEF, from the coding sequence GTGAATAGAGTTGCTCTCCGTTCCTTGACCAGTGGTCTCCGTTCACAGCTCCTCCGGTACTTCAGCGGATATTCGGTCCTTGGCGTACTGGCATTCACCGCACTGATCCCATGGTTTGTTGCGAACTTCCTCGGCTGGCCGGGTAATTCCGGTGCGGTATCGGCGGCGGACAACGTTCAAGTCTTTTGGGCCCTGGCAGCGAGCATTGCGCCAGTGGCTACTTTCGCGGGGAGCTATTTGGTAACCCGGGAGTCCTATTACGGGACCCTTCGGCGAAGTGTGATGATGTCAGGGCTGAAGCAAGTGCTGATATCCAAATACTTGGCCGCAGTAATTGTCGGACTTGCCACGGTCATCAGCGGGATCGCAATCTGGGGCGTGAGCATAGCGTTTTCACTGCCTTCTGATGTGCGGGCCGAACTGCTGACTGCCGAGTCATGGAAGGCGTTGCCTGGCGTGGTGCTTGCCTCAGTCATGGGTTCCCTGTGGGGTTGTTCACTCGGATGGATCATTCGGCACTACTACGCGACGACGATACTCACCTTGCTGGTACCGCTAGCCCTTGAGTTGCCTCTCCTTGCAAGCGCCGCTGAGATAGCACGCTGGCTTCCCTCCAGCGCTTTGGCGGGTATTGCGTCACTGCCCTTCGAGGGCTTAATGGATCCCCTTCCAGCCTTCCTTGTATCACTGGGGTGGATCCTCGCAGCGGGCTTGTGCGCTGTGCGGCTTCTTCGCGGTAAGGAGTTCTAA
- a CDS encoding putative ABC transporter, ATP-binding protein (identified by match to protein family HMM PF00005) — protein sequence MTIHASFEAFSKRRGSRFAVEELTFDVAAGRVVGLIGPNGAGKSTALAGLTGLLEATSGRATVFGTDYRSLRRPATKVGVNLDGMDVEPGLTGRRHLKICQLAVGADPGNVERILELVDLAAEGNKKVRDYSLGMRQRLGIASALVGSPEMLVLDEPANGLDPEGVQWLRRFLRDFAASGGSALVSSHQLMELEQVADEVVILKQRVLFRGTIEEAKALGAGSLESAYFKILEGAR from the coding sequence ATGACAATCCACGCCAGTTTCGAGGCGTTCAGCAAGAGGAGAGGCTCACGGTTCGCGGTTGAAGAACTGACGTTCGACGTTGCGGCAGGACGTGTTGTGGGCCTGATTGGTCCGAACGGGGCAGGGAAGAGCACGGCGCTCGCAGGGCTCACCGGGCTGTTGGAAGCAACGTCCGGGCGGGCAACCGTATTTGGCACTGACTACCGGTCACTGCGGAGACCCGCCACCAAAGTTGGCGTGAATCTGGACGGAATGGACGTGGAGCCCGGGTTGACGGGACGCCGACACCTGAAGATCTGCCAGCTCGCCGTCGGGGCTGACCCGGGGAATGTGGAGCGGATTCTTGAACTGGTGGACCTCGCAGCCGAAGGAAACAAGAAGGTCCGGGACTATTCGCTGGGCATGCGGCAACGCCTGGGAATTGCCTCCGCATTGGTGGGTAGCCCAGAGATGCTTGTCCTTGACGAACCCGCCAACGGACTGGACCCCGAGGGCGTCCAGTGGCTCCGGAGGTTCCTCCGGGACTTCGCCGCATCAGGAGGCAGCGCCCTCGTCTCAAGCCACCAGCTCATGGAGTTGGAGCAGGTTGCGGACGAAGTTGTGATTCTCAAGCAAAGGGTGCTGTTTCGAGGCACCATCGAGGAAGCCAAGGCCCTAGGCGCGGGCAGCCTGGAATCCGCGTACTTCAAGATTCTGGAGGGTGCCCGGTGA
- a CDS encoding putative zinc metallopeptidase family protein (identified by match to protein family HMM PF02163): protein MRKPGTSAQGVAEWPVQLAPSASIDAPLQENGPWIVAVNGVPKARVSSDVARVLNAVDGAMQPAQLAQLLGPAWTPEDVEGIVRQLAHTGIFDAGAQPAQARRVQFRAPLTVQFTLFNPAPLLEAFRPAITAMVRPGGAVVALLLLLSGLVGAFMAGPSMWRVLATPLPLEAYLYVVAAMFVSTLLHELGHGMALTYFGGTPRRIGIMLFYLSPAFFCDVTDGWRLSSRKQRVLVALAGPLVHVALGSIAMAVQAFLPESPTKDAAVLYGMICYAVAVLNLFPFIKLDGYVALMSAVDIPHLRKKSIAALADVVSARVLGSRRADPSRRNDPSQGLLPWFGLASFVSGIAFMMIGFQRLVPVFLQLGYTGHLVVLGVLCLLLAMALRSVVRFFRAAGRNGSPAWRRILVVLLGAITVGALLALVPVRPTSIAGYTYADGQLLIVAPLQGTGQAFEPGDHVTLQSQGMIIHENLGQATLGDQPPSNSLAPLDTIAPIALAGNNLPVLAYPSQLESGINLSYSGRAEMKSQRETSLGEWLWDAAINSPLWPDPSGQATESTRGHQ, encoded by the coding sequence ATGAGGAAGCCAGGAACATCGGCACAGGGAGTTGCCGAGTGGCCCGTGCAGCTCGCACCGTCGGCTTCCATCGACGCACCGCTGCAGGAAAACGGGCCGTGGATAGTCGCGGTCAATGGTGTGCCGAAAGCGCGAGTCTCGTCCGACGTCGCCCGCGTTCTGAACGCCGTGGATGGTGCCATGCAACCGGCCCAGCTCGCTCAACTCTTGGGGCCCGCCTGGACGCCTGAGGACGTGGAGGGGATTGTGCGCCAATTGGCGCACACAGGAATTTTCGACGCCGGTGCACAGCCCGCTCAGGCTCGACGGGTCCAGTTCAGGGCACCCCTGACAGTGCAGTTCACCCTTTTCAATCCGGCACCACTGCTTGAGGCTTTCCGCCCGGCAATCACAGCAATGGTTCGGCCTGGTGGAGCCGTCGTGGCTTTGTTGCTCCTGCTCAGCGGCTTAGTGGGTGCGTTCATGGCCGGGCCCAGTATGTGGCGTGTCCTCGCAACGCCTCTTCCTTTGGAGGCCTATCTGTATGTGGTGGCGGCGATGTTTGTGTCCACGCTGCTACACGAGCTGGGACATGGCATGGCGCTGACCTACTTTGGCGGGACACCGCGGCGCATCGGGATCATGCTGTTCTATCTGTCGCCGGCGTTCTTCTGCGACGTGACCGACGGGTGGCGGTTGAGTTCCAGGAAGCAGCGGGTACTCGTGGCTCTCGCCGGTCCTCTGGTGCACGTCGCACTGGGGAGCATTGCCATGGCGGTACAAGCGTTTCTTCCGGAGTCCCCCACCAAGGACGCAGCCGTCCTCTACGGGATGATTTGCTACGCGGTGGCGGTGCTGAATCTCTTCCCCTTCATCAAATTGGATGGCTACGTAGCCCTGATGTCCGCGGTGGACATTCCCCATCTCCGGAAGAAGTCGATCGCTGCGTTGGCCGACGTTGTCAGCGCTCGCGTTCTCGGTTCCCGGCGCGCTGACCCCAGCCGGCGCAATGACCCTAGCCAGGGACTCCTGCCCTGGTTCGGGCTTGCGAGCTTCGTTTCAGGTATTGCCTTCATGATGATCGGATTCCAACGACTCGTCCCGGTTTTCCTCCAGCTTGGTTACACAGGGCACCTTGTTGTTCTCGGAGTCCTTTGCCTCCTGCTGGCGATGGCCCTCAGGAGCGTGGTCCGGTTCTTCCGTGCGGCAGGCCGGAATGGAAGCCCGGCGTGGAGGCGGATCCTGGTAGTCCTGCTGGGAGCCATTACCGTCGGAGCACTCCTTGCGCTGGTGCCCGTGAGGCCCACGTCCATAGCTGGCTACACCTACGCAGACGGCCAACTACTGATTGTGGCGCCTCTTCAAGGCACAGGCCAGGCTTTCGAACCCGGCGATCATGTCACTCTGCAATCGCAAGGAATGATCATTCACGAGAATCTTGGCCAGGCCACCCTCGGTGACCAGCCGCCGTCGAACTCCCTGGCGCCGCTGGACACCATCGCCCCGATTGCGCTGGCCGGCAACAACCTGCCAGTACTTGCCTACCCGAGCCAGCTGGAATCCGGGATCAACCTTTCTTACTCCGGACGCGCCGAAATGAAAAGCCAGCGAGAAACGAGCTTGGGGGAGTGGCTGTGGGATGCGGCCATCAATTCGCCGCTGTGGCCAGACCCATCCGGGCAAGCTACCGAATCCACGAGAGGGCACCAATGA
- a CDS encoding hypothetical protein (identified by Glimmer2; putative), translating to MRQMSVDPVRTLHPSLGLVSEASVYVPNEMGLWRTVGQLSNGAPGTRIASAVGAFDVSRRASLTRGAGEAVERFALVPVPADSEHLLARNGSADPQIDFVSAGLGHVSALACDVPWYRAVDLLTGKPTQVPAPVVDYTPGRGESNSWDAFFDPSPNGAASGPSEAFAQTSAIAEVMERDAFLAAWRHKIPLQKFDAKSMPVAVRQGAEARGLSLLLVAARAAGVEPTLAFIPNNGSPLLTAVCIITEEKGPVCYGAVGLKAASDPVSALKGALQEGLQIRELFLTRAHSADPASASPVSAPSVATVTDDDSRAHFWTTAPAIAELRRWVGSFQPSNFPSKQPEPDLDALVKHLAGRNVRSHWVNLTHRLPAAIRELGWVAGKAVCPGAVPLTMDETKELFVMPGSSSTPHPLI from the coding sequence ATGCGGCAAATGAGCGTAGATCCGGTGCGAACGCTCCATCCTTCCCTGGGACTGGTGTCCGAAGCGTCAGTCTATGTACCGAACGAGATGGGCCTGTGGCGGACCGTGGGGCAGCTAAGCAATGGCGCGCCCGGTACTCGGATCGCTTCTGCAGTAGGGGCCTTCGACGTCTCGAGGCGTGCGTCCCTGACAAGAGGGGCGGGCGAAGCGGTGGAACGATTCGCTTTGGTTCCCGTGCCGGCAGATTCCGAGCATCTGCTCGCCCGAAACGGAAGCGCCGACCCGCAAATCGACTTTGTCAGTGCCGGGCTCGGCCACGTGTCCGCCCTTGCCTGCGACGTCCCTTGGTACCGTGCCGTTGACCTGCTGACGGGGAAACCCACGCAAGTGCCCGCGCCTGTGGTGGACTACACCCCCGGCCGTGGCGAGTCGAACTCGTGGGATGCGTTCTTTGACCCCTCACCCAACGGTGCGGCGTCCGGGCCCTCTGAAGCCTTTGCCCAGACCTCGGCCATCGCAGAGGTAATGGAGCGAGACGCCTTTCTAGCAGCGTGGCGCCACAAGATTCCGTTGCAAAAGTTCGACGCAAAAAGCATGCCCGTCGCGGTGCGTCAGGGGGCGGAGGCCCGGGGCCTGAGCCTGCTCCTCGTTGCTGCGCGGGCTGCCGGCGTGGAGCCCACGCTTGCCTTCATTCCGAACAACGGGAGTCCGCTGCTGACTGCCGTATGCATCATCACGGAGGAAAAGGGACCCGTTTGCTATGGCGCTGTGGGACTCAAAGCTGCCTCCGACCCTGTAAGCGCCCTCAAGGGAGCGCTTCAGGAAGGGCTGCAAATCCGGGAGCTCTTCCTCACCCGCGCACACTCCGCCGATCCAGCCTCCGCCAGTCCGGTCTCCGCCCCTTCTGTCGCCACCGTGACTGATGACGACTCCCGTGCACACTTCTGGACCACTGCACCGGCAATCGCTGAGTTGCGCCGGTGGGTTGGATCCTTCCAGCCGTCCAACTTTCCCAGCAAGCAACCCGAGCCCGATCTCGATGCTCTGGTGAAGCACTTGGCCGGACGGAACGTCCGCTCCCACTGGGTTAACCTCACGCACAGGCTTCCTGCAGCAATCCGGGAATTGGGTTGGGTTGCCGGCAAAGCTGTCTGCCCGGGGGCCGTTCCTCTAACCATGGACGAGACCAAGGAGCTATTCGTGATGCCGGGCAGCTCCTCCACCCCGCATCCGCTGATATGA
- a CDS encoding hypothetical protein (identified by Glimmer2; putative) produces MPPASRETRKEESMIATSNLQLTIEELENLDTPDDTPWYIRVGDVIIIAGIVVGLAAT; encoded by the coding sequence ATGCCCCCCGCATCCAGAGAAACGAGAAAGGAGGAGTCAATGATCGCAACCTCGAACCTTCAGCTGACCATCGAAGAGCTGGAAAACCTCGACACCCCGGACGATACACCGTGGTACATCCGCGTTGGTGACGTCATCATCATCGCCGGCATCGTCGTCGGCCTCGCCGCTACCTAA
- a CDS encoding hypothetical protein (identified by Glimmer2; putative), whose translation MKPWTFRTTGTNESKASRQDWRWWGSQSPSPDRVPYQPRHTLRGGESECKISSISPSRRSSRWIRRTSTTGSSVYPKELPSA comes from the coding sequence TTGAAGCCATGGACGTTCCGGACGACTGGGACGAACGAATCAAAGGCATCACGGCAGGACTGGCGTTGGTGGGGATCGCAGTCGCCATCACCTGACCGCGTCCCATACCAGCCGAGACACACCCTGAGGGGAGGTGAAAGCGAATGCAAAATCAGCTCAATATCTCCATCCAGGAGATCGAGTCGATGGATACGCCGGACTTCAACAACTGGTTCATCGGTGTATCCCAAGGAGTTGCCATCGGCCTGA